The Desulfomicrobium escambiense DSM 10707 genome has a window encoding:
- the rplS gene encoding 50S ribosomal protein L19 produces the protein MDIIKKIESEHLRADVPKFRAGDTVKVHTRIIEGEKERIQVFQGVVMRLKRGTTDSTFVVRKVSDGVGVERIFPLHAPTIDRIEVVSEGVVRQSRIYYLRRLRGKAARIKTKNAW, from the coding sequence ATGGACATCATCAAAAAGATCGAAAGCGAGCACCTGCGTGCCGACGTCCCCAAGTTCCGGGCCGGTGACACCGTCAAGGTGCATACCCGCATCATCGAAGGGGAAAAGGAGCGCATCCAGGTCTTCCAGGGCGTGGTCATGCGTCTGAAGAGAGGCACCACGGACAGCACCTTCGTCGTGCGCAAGGTTTCCGACGGCGTCGGCGTGGAGCGCATCTTCCCCCTGCACGCCCCGACCATCGACCGCATCGAGGTCGTGTCCGAAGGCGTGGTGCGTCAGAGCCGCATCTACTACCTGCGTCGCCTCAGGGGCAAGGCTGCCCGCATCAAGACCAAGAACGCCTGGTAG
- the trmD gene encoding tRNA (guanosine(37)-N1)-methyltransferase TrmD produces MRFSVITIFPEFFESPLSCGLLSKAREKGLVEFSFINPRDHSTDRHHNVDDRPYGGGPGMVMAVDPLRRAISTLGPKARILMLSPKGRPLTQALARELAGEEELALLCGRYEGFDARLEELCPIEAVSVGDFVLNGGETGALCLIEAVGRLIPDFMGKDESADEESFSTGFLEYPHYTRPEEYEGLKVPEVLSSGHHGRIAQWRREQSLETTLRMRPDILANAPLTDADIKYLKALDRVRPGRNLHVALVHYPVENKSGQTITTSLTNLDLHDIARVSCTYGLGGYYICTPVVDQQTLARTLVGHWREGYGLTANPDRSEALGRVRVVSLLDDAVADIAARTGRRPKVLATSAKAGNMTCEQAARWLRDEPVLLVLGTGHGLRPEVLEGADGMLRAIRFMDRYNHLSVRSAASIMVDRLLGDVG; encoded by the coding sequence ATGCGTTTTTCCGTCATCACCATCTTTCCCGAATTCTTCGAATCGCCCTTGTCCTGCGGTCTGCTTTCCAAGGCCCGGGAGAAGGGGTTGGTCGAGTTTTCGTTCATCAATCCGCGCGACCACTCCACGGACAGGCACCATAACGTCGACGATCGGCCTTACGGCGGCGGGCCGGGCATGGTCATGGCCGTGGACCCGCTCAGGCGCGCCATCTCCACCCTCGGCCCCAAGGCGCGCATCCTCATGCTCAGCCCCAAGGGCCGCCCCCTGACCCAGGCCCTGGCCCGCGAACTGGCCGGGGAGGAGGAACTGGCCCTGCTGTGCGGCCGGTATGAAGGCTTCGACGCCCGCCTGGAGGAGCTCTGCCCCATCGAGGCCGTGTCCGTGGGCGACTTCGTGCTGAACGGCGGCGAGACCGGCGCCCTGTGTCTCATCGAGGCCGTGGGCCGTCTCATCCCCGACTTCATGGGCAAGGACGAGAGCGCAGACGAGGAGAGCTTCAGCACGGGCTTTCTCGAATACCCGCACTACACCCGGCCCGAGGAGTACGAGGGGCTGAAGGTGCCCGAGGTTCTGTCGTCCGGGCATCACGGCCGCATCGCCCAGTGGCGGCGGGAGCAGAGCCTGGAAACGACCCTGCGCATGCGGCCCGACATTCTGGCCAACGCTCCTCTGACCGACGCGGACATCAAATATCTCAAGGCATTGGACAGGGTTCGGCCGGGTCGCAACCTGCACGTGGCCCTGGTGCACTACCCGGTCGAAAATAAATCCGGCCAGACCATCACAACGTCTTTGACAAATCTCGACCTCCACGATATTGCACGCGTTTCGTGTACCTATGGGCTCGGCGGATATTATATCTGCACGCCCGTGGTGGATCAGCAGACGCTGGCCCGCACGCTCGTGGGCCACTGGCGCGAGGGGTACGGGCTCACGGCAAACCCCGATCGCAGCGAGGCTCTGGGCCGGGTCCGGGTGGTAAGTCTCCTGGACGATGCCGTGGCCGACATCGCTGCGCGCACGGGGCGCAGGCCCAAGGTTCTGGCCACCAGCGCCAAGGCCGGGAACATGACCTGCGAGCAGGCGGCCCGGTGGCTGCGGGACGAACCGGTCCTGCTGGTACTGGGCACGGGGCACGGCCTGCGGCCCGAGGTTCTGGAAGGGGCCGACGGCATGTTGCGGGCCATACGTTTTATGGATAGGTACAACCACCTTTCTGTCCGCTCCGCGGCGTCCATCATGGTGGACCGCCTGCTGGGCGATGTGGGTTAA
- the rimM gene encoding ribosome maturation factor RimM (Essential for efficient processing of 16S rRNA) — protein sequence MSVENSGPVRLVELGRVQKPHGLKGELCIELYADSPFLFEGLRRIYLQLPGKKPRPCELLEWRPHQGRALIFVDRCQGRDQAEGWRGAEVLAREKDLPELEEGEVRPEDLIDLPVMHVDGSRIGILADIRDVAGQELWFIHDDQGREIMLPAVEEFVLDIDLDAGVIVVDPPEGLLELYQNP from the coding sequence GTGTCCGTCGAGAATTCAGGCCCGGTCAGGCTTGTGGAGCTGGGCCGGGTCCAGAAACCGCATGGCCTCAAGGGGGAGCTCTGCATCGAACTTTATGCAGACTCCCCTTTCCTCTTTGAGGGATTGCGGCGTATCTACCTCCAGCTCCCGGGCAAGAAGCCCAGGCCCTGCGAGCTTCTGGAGTGGCGTCCCCACCAGGGGCGCGCGTTGATTTTTGTCGACCGCTGTCAGGGGCGGGACCAGGCCGAGGGCTGGCGAGGGGCCGAGGTGCTTGCCAGGGAGAAGGACCTGCCTGAGCTCGAAGAGGGCGAGGTGCGGCCGGAGGATCTCATAGATCTGCCGGTCATGCACGTCGACGGGTCGCGGATCGGAATCCTGGCGGACATCCGCGACGTGGCCGGACAGGAGCTGTGGTTCATCCATGACGACCAGGGCCGCGAGATTATGCTGCCGGCCGTGGAGGAGTTCGTCCTGGACATAGACCTGGACGCCGGTGTTATCGTCGTCGACCCGCCCGAGGGGCTCCTCGAACTGTACCAGAACCCCTGA
- a CDS encoding KH domain-containing protein has product MLKDLIEFIAKSLVDNPDSVSVSEIEGEQTSVIELKVAKEDLGKVIGKQGRTARAMRTILGAASTKARKRSVLEILE; this is encoded by the coding sequence ATGCTCAAGGATTTGATCGAATTCATAGCCAAGTCTTTGGTTGACAATCCGGACAGTGTTTCCGTTTCCGAAATCGAGGGCGAGCAGACTTCCGTCATTGAACTCAAGGTGGCCAAGGAAGACCTTGGCAAGGTCATAGGCAAGCAGGGTCGCACGGCCAGGGCCATGCGCACCATACTGGGCGCGGCTTCGACCAAGGCCAGGAAACGTTCCGTCCTGGAGATTCTGGAGTAG
- the rpsP gene encoding 30S ribosomal protein S16 → MAMKLRLTRMGSKKKPFYRIVAVDSASRRDGRVLDYVGYYNPMTEPADIKIDQDKIKSWMERGAQPTDTVRSLLKKAGFSN, encoded by the coding sequence ATGGCTATGAAACTCAGACTGACCCGCATGGGCTCCAAGAAGAAACCCTTCTACCGCATCGTCGCCGTGGATTCCGCTTCCCGTCGCGACGGCCGGGTCCTTGATTACGTGGGCTACTACAACCCCATGACCGAGCCCGCCGACATCAAGATCGACCAGGACAAGATCAAAAGCTGGATGGAACGCGGCGCACAGCCCACGGATACCGTTCGCTCCTTGCTAAAGAAAGCTGGATTCAGTAATTAG
- the ffh gene encoding signal recognition particle protein, with amino-acid sequence MFDSLSDRLESVFKKLRGHGRLDEGNIQEGLREVRLALLEADVNFKVVKDFVERVKTRALGQDVLGSLTPGQQVIKIVHEELIELLGGESYALDFKGKPPYVIMMAGLQGSGKTTSAAKLALYLRRQKFQPYLVPADVYRPAAIDQLTKLGSELGVPVYPSTVEMNPVDICAAAMREAELKGCSVIILDTAGRLHIDELLMQELVGIKEKCRPHEILFVADAMTGQDAVTVAEKFNEVLDITGVVLTKMDGDARGGAALSIKSITGKPLKFVGMGERLSELEVFHPDRIASRILGMGDVLTLIEKAQATIDAKEAEALEKKFKKAEFDLEDFRTQMRRIKKLGSLEGIMKLIPGMGQIRKQLQDVQMPEKELARVEAMINSMTMAERHEPKIINPSRKQRIAKGSGVTVTEVNQLLKNFEQMQKMMKKMMGGKMPAMPQGARMPGMPGMPGVGGMPGALPGGMPGMPGMGGMPGKGPGGRSAAEAAKLKEKRKKAKKQRRKK; translated from the coding sequence ATGTTCGACAGCTTGTCAGACCGGCTAGAATCGGTTTTCAAAAAATTGCGCGGCCACGGCCGCCTCGACGAAGGCAACATCCAGGAAGGTCTGCGTGAAGTGCGCCTGGCCCTGCTGGAAGCCGACGTCAACTTCAAGGTCGTCAAGGACTTCGTCGAACGGGTCAAGACCAGGGCCCTGGGGCAGGACGTGCTCGGCAGCCTCACGCCGGGGCAGCAGGTCATCAAGATCGTCCACGAGGAGCTCATCGAGCTCCTGGGCGGCGAGAGCTACGCCCTGGATTTCAAGGGCAAGCCGCCCTATGTGATCATGATGGCCGGCCTGCAGGGCTCGGGCAAGACCACGTCCGCGGCCAAGCTGGCCCTCTACCTGCGCCGCCAGAAGTTCCAGCCCTACCTGGTCCCGGCCGACGTCTACCGCCCCGCGGCCATCGACCAGCTGACCAAGCTCGGCTCGGAGCTCGGCGTGCCGGTCTACCCGTCCACCGTGGAGATGAATCCGGTGGACATCTGCGCGGCGGCCATGCGCGAGGCCGAACTCAAGGGCTGCTCCGTGATCATTCTCGACACGGCGGGCCGCCTGCACATCGACGAGCTGCTCATGCAGGAGCTGGTCGGCATCAAGGAAAAATGCCGGCCCCATGAAATTTTGTTCGTGGCCGACGCCATGACCGGCCAGGACGCGGTGACCGTGGCCGAGAAGTTCAACGAAGTCCTGGACATCACCGGCGTGGTCCTGACCAAGATGGACGGCGACGCCCGCGGCGGCGCGGCCCTGTCCATCAAGTCCATCACCGGCAAGCCGCTGAAGTTCGTCGGCATGGGCGAGCGCCTGAGCGAACTGGAGGTCTTCCACCCGGACCGCATCGCCTCGCGCATCCTGGGCATGGGCGACGTCCTGACGCTCATCGAGAAGGCCCAGGCCACCATAGACGCCAAGGAGGCCGAGGCCCTCGAGAAGAAGTTCAAGAAGGCCGAGTTCGACCTCGAAGATTTCCGCACGCAGATGCGGCGCATCAAGAAGCTCGGCTCCCTTGAGGGGATCATGAAGCTCATTCCCGGAATGGGCCAGATCCGCAAGCAGTTGCAGGACGTGCAGATGCCCGAGAAGGAGCTGGCCAGGGTCGAGGCCATGATCAACTCCATGACCATGGCCGAGCGCCACGAACCCAAGATCATCAACCCCAGCCGCAAGCAGCGCATCGCCAAGGGCAGCGGGGTCACGGTCACGGAAGTCAATCAGCTGCTCAAGAATTTCGAGCAGATGCAGAAAATGATGAAGAAGATGATGGGCGGCAAGATGCCGGCCATGCCCCAGGGCGCACGCATGCCCGGAATGCCGGGGATGCCCGGCGTGGGCGGAATGCCCGGAGCTCTGCCGGGCGGCATGCCCGGAATGCCCGGCATGGGCGGAATGCCCGGAAAGGGGCCTGGCGGGCGTTCGGCCGCAGAGGCGGCCAAGCTCAAGGAAAAGCGCAAAAAGGCCAAGAAGCAGCGCAGGAAAAAATAG
- a CDS encoding pyridoxal phosphate-dependent aminotransferase produces MLCSQVEGYLSRSSWIRRMFEAGIELKKKYGSENVYDFSLGNPDLAPPAAVAEGLRELADDACKPFAFGYMPNAGYPQVRQRLAEVIAGEQGTAVTADQVVVTCGAAGGINALFRAVLEPGDEVLCPAPYFVEYGFYAENHRGVLKAVPSKPLTFELDVKALAAAITERTRCVLVNSPNNPTGRIYTLDELASLADVLRQASARTGRPILLISDEPYRFLAYDGADVPAIFPVYEHSVVVSSFSKNLALAGERVGYVAVNPAMPEAGKLVAGIILTNRILGFVNAPAVGQKLLAKALGHQVDASIYASRRDAMAEVLREAGYAFSVPQGAFYFFPRIPKGSDDAAFVNELMQEQILAVPGSGFGYPGYFRLAFCVDESTIRGAGPGFARAFAKAMA; encoded by the coding sequence ATGCTTTGTTCGCAAGTTGAGGGCTACCTGTCCAGGTCGTCGTGGATCCGACGCATGTTCGAGGCCGGCATCGAGCTCAAGAAGAAATATGGGTCCGAGAACGTGTACGATTTCAGCCTGGGCAATCCGGATCTGGCGCCGCCCGCGGCCGTGGCCGAAGGCCTGCGCGAGCTGGCCGACGACGCCTGCAAGCCCTTCGCCTTCGGCTACATGCCCAATGCCGGCTATCCCCAGGTGCGGCAGCGCCTGGCCGAGGTCATCGCCGGGGAGCAGGGCACGGCCGTGACCGCCGATCAGGTGGTCGTGACCTGCGGCGCGGCCGGAGGCATCAACGCCCTGTTCCGGGCCGTGCTCGAGCCCGGTGACGAGGTGCTCTGCCCGGCGCCCTATTTCGTGGAGTACGGCTTCTACGCCGAGAACCACCGCGGCGTGCTGAAGGCCGTGCCGTCCAAGCCCCTGACCTTCGAACTGGATGTCAAGGCCCTGGCCGCGGCCATCACCGAGCGCACCCGCTGCGTGCTCGTTAACTCGCCCAACAACCCCACGGGCCGCATCTATACATTAGACGAGTTGGCCAGCCTGGCCGACGTCCTGCGCCAGGCCTCGGCCCGCACGGGCCGGCCCATCCTGCTCATCTCCGACGAGCCGTACCGCTTTCTGGCCTACGACGGCGCCGATGTCCCGGCGATCTTTCCGGTCTACGAGCACAGCGTGGTGGTCAGCTCCTTCTCCAAGAACCTGGCCCTGGCCGGGGAGCGCGTCGGGTACGTGGCCGTGAACCCGGCAATGCCCGAGGCGGGCAAACTGGTGGCGGGCATCATCCTGACCAACCGCATCCTCGGTTTCGTCAACGCCCCGGCCGTGGGGCAGAAGCTGCTGGCCAAGGCCCTCGGCCACCAGGTGGACGCGTCCATCTACGCCAGTCGCCGCGACGCCATGGCCGAGGTCCTGCGCGAGGCGGGCTACGCCTTTTCCGTGCCCCAGGGCGCGTTCTATTTCTTCCCGCGCATCCCCAAGGGCAGCGACGACGCGGCCTTCGTGAACGAGCTCATGCAGGAGCAGATCCTGGCCGTACCGGGCTCGGGCTTCGGCTACCCCGGATATTTCCGTCTGGCCTTCTGTGTGGACGAAAGCACCATCCGCGGCGCCGGCCCCGGCTTCGCGCGGGCCTTTGCCAAGGCCATGGCCTAG
- a CDS encoding sigma-54-dependent transcriptional regulator: protein MAAKRILFISRSELVSPLHAQFKAHDCQAMVVEDRASALKVIEGRKADLVFTLPSLPGYRAQDLLETVQQSDNPLPVIVFTDKGSADEARLFMELGAQDYWLCPLTWEKVQAALPADVPSGPSTPAAPLQGKPREVSIIGRHPAVMRVLALARQVAASKATVLISGESGTGKEMFARFIHIHSGRENGPFVAVNCAALPEHLLESELFGHEKGAFTGAISRKLGKFELASGGTLLLDEISEMALPLQAKLLRALQEGEIDRVGGVETVKVDVRVLATTNRNLEQSVERGEFRQDLFYRLNVIPLRLPPLAQRGEDVLLLADFFIRRNSREYGLGALQLSDDARQWLMAHDWPGNVRELQNLMERAVLLAGGGPIRPVHFLMDGQEWSPEDEEAEDAAGSAAPVQAPSISFEEGGRIPTIQEMEMQLIIKSLDRTSGNRTKASELLGISVRTLRNKLGEYRKIGLDIP from the coding sequence ATGGCGGCCAAGCGTATCCTCTTCATTTCACGATCGGAACTTGTTTCCCCGCTCCATGCGCAGTTCAAGGCCCATGACTGCCAGGCCATGGTCGTCGAGGACCGCGCCTCGGCCCTGAAAGTCATCGAGGGGCGCAAGGCAGATCTCGTCTTCACCCTGCCGAGTCTGCCCGGATACCGCGCCCAGGACTTGCTCGAAACCGTGCAGCAGTCCGACAACCCCCTGCCGGTCATCGTCTTCACGGACAAGGGCAGCGCCGACGAGGCCCGTCTGTTCATGGAGCTTGGCGCCCAGGACTACTGGCTCTGCCCCCTGACCTGGGAAAAGGTCCAGGCAGCCCTGCCCGCCGATGTCCCTTCCGGACCCTCCACGCCCGCCGCGCCGCTCCAGGGAAAACCGCGCGAGGTGTCCATCATCGGCCGGCACCCGGCCGTGATGCGGGTCCTGGCCCTGGCCCGGCAGGTGGCCGCGTCCAAGGCCACGGTGCTCATCTCCGGCGAGTCGGGTACGGGCAAGGAGATGTTCGCGCGCTTCATCCACATCCATTCGGGCCGGGAGAACGGGCCTTTCGTGGCCGTGAACTGCGCGGCCCTGCCCGAGCATCTCCTGGAGAGCGAGCTCTTCGGCCACGAGAAAGGCGCCTTCACCGGCGCCATTTCACGCAAGCTTGGCAAATTCGAGCTGGCCAGCGGCGGCACGCTGCTCCTCGACGAAATTTCCGAGATGGCCCTGCCCCTGCAGGCCAAGCTCCTGCGCGCCCTGCAGGAGGGCGAGATCGACCGCGTCGGCGGCGTCGAGACCGTCAAGGTCGACGTGCGCGTGCTGGCCACCACCAACCGCAATCTGGAGCAGAGCGTCGAGCGGGGCGAGTTCCGCCAGGACCTCTTCTACCGCCTGAACGTCATCCCCCTGCGCCTGCCGCCCTTGGCCCAGCGTGGCGAGGACGTGCTTCTCCTGGCCGATTTCTTCATCCGCCGCAATTCTCGCGAATACGGCCTGGGCGCCCTGCAGCTCTCGGACGACGCCAGGCAGTGGCTCATGGCCCACGACTGGCCGGGCAACGTGCGCGAGCTCCAGAATCTCATGGAGCGGGCCGTGCTCCTGGCCGGCGGCGGCCCCATCCGGCCGGTGCACTTCCTCATGGACGGCCAGGAATGGTCGCCGGAGGACGAGGAGGCCGAGGATGCGGCAGGCAGCGCCGCCCCGGTCCAGGCCCCGTCCATTTCCTTTGAAGAGGGCGGCCGCATCCCGACCATCCAGGAGATGGAGATGCAGCTCATCATCAAGAGCCTGGACAGGACCTCCGGCAACCGTACCAAGGCTTCGGAGCTGCTTGGAATTTCCGTGCGCACCCTGCGCAACAAACTCGGTGAATACAGAAAGATCGGCCTGGACATCCCCTGA
- the larB gene encoding nickel pincer cofactor biosynthesis protein LarB — protein sequence MNPKNLEQLLRDVAAGNISCEAAAQSITGCGHDGLHLDPGRFERTRVGEVVYGQGKTLEQIAASLDALGRHHPVLATRIAERQGRELLRLFPHGCLWEEARLFSLGADLLSPDPRAPESDVLIVTAGSSDLPVAREALGTARFLSLSAHLVSDVGVAGLHRLERHLDTLRQARVVIAVAGMEGALPSVLGGLVKAPVIAVPTSTGYGANFAGLTPLLAMLNSCAPGVGVVNIDNGFGAAVLAKKILGQNE from the coding sequence ATGAACCCCAAGAATCTCGAACAACTGCTGCGCGATGTCGCGGCCGGAAACATCTCCTGCGAAGCGGCGGCGCAATCCATTACCGGCTGCGGGCACGACGGGCTGCACCTCGACCCTGGTCGCTTCGAGCGCACACGAGTGGGCGAAGTGGTCTACGGCCAGGGCAAGACTCTGGAACAGATCGCAGCTTCCCTGGACGCCCTCGGGCGGCACCACCCCGTCCTGGCCACCAGGATCGCCGAGAGGCAGGGACGGGAACTGCTGCGCCTCTTCCCGCACGGATGCCTGTGGGAAGAAGCCCGTCTCTTCAGCCTGGGCGCGGACCTGCTTTCGCCGGACCCCAGGGCGCCCGAGTCGGACGTGCTCATCGTCACCGCCGGCTCCTCGGATCTGCCCGTGGCCCGCGAGGCCCTGGGCACCGCCAGATTCCTGTCCTTGAGCGCGCACCTGGTCTCCGACGTGGGCGTGGCCGGCCTGCACCGCCTGGAGCGGCACCTGGACACCCTGCGCCAGGCGCGCGTCGTCATCGCCGTGGCAGGCATGGAGGGAGCCCTGCCCAGCGTCCTGGGCGGCCTGGTCAAGGCCCCGGTCATTGCGGTCCCGACCTCGACAGGCTATGGGGCCAATTTCGCCGGCCTGACCCCCCTCCTGGCCATGCTCAACTCCTGCGCCCCGGGCGTGGGCGTGGTCAACATCGACAACGGCTTCGGGGCGGCCGTGCTGGCGAAAAAAATTTTGGGGCAAAACGAATAG
- a CDS encoding glycosyltransferase → MRKPVLFRVTNNLKVGGVQRRLRALLPLLAEDYDVHVVTYKDKGVFFDELAVLGVRTHFLPRKGHWDPLAIVRLARLFREHKADIVHTHSFGGNIFGILAAWLAKIPVRIGQVHSRGQHWYGATRFRRWKQCKEEAAVMGLMAHHVVCVSEETRAYYHQMTRLPLDKISVLHNGLDKLASMGTMALEEFHLPHDKPLIGFVGRLTAGKGLNFFLHFAAKALQECPGRFHFVIIGGGDQAPHKKLAGLLNIEAEVTFTGEMKDMHAAYSALDALLFTSGPAHEGMPGVVLEACSYGLPILARQSEPLREIHSYYNRINFLNESMSPALQLEQTLALPPADQVEFRNEFSIEAMRDRTLDLYARLTKLARQ, encoded by the coding sequence ATGCGCAAACCGGTTCTTTTTCGGGTCACGAACAACCTCAAGGTGGGCGGCGTCCAGCGCAGGCTGCGGGCGCTCCTGCCGCTGCTCGCGGAGGATTACGACGTTCACGTCGTGACCTACAAGGACAAGGGGGTGTTCTTCGACGAGTTGGCAGTCTTGGGCGTGCGGACGCACTTCCTTCCCCGCAAGGGCCACTGGGACCCGCTGGCCATCGTCAGGCTGGCCCGACTGTTCCGGGAGCACAAGGCCGACATCGTGCACACCCACTCCTTCGGCGGCAACATTTTCGGGATTCTGGCGGCTTGGCTCGCCAAGATACCCGTTCGTATCGGCCAGGTTCACTCGCGCGGCCAGCATTGGTACGGCGCAACACGGTTTCGCCGGTGGAAACAATGCAAGGAAGAAGCCGCCGTCATGGGCCTGATGGCCCACCATGTCGTTTGCGTCTCAGAGGAGACCCGAGCATACTATCATCAAATGACACGGCTGCCGTTGGACAAGATCAGCGTGCTCCACAATGGGCTCGATAAACTCGCATCTATGGGCACCATGGCCCTTGAAGAATTTCACCTTCCCCATGACAAGCCCCTCATTGGCTTCGTAGGTAGGCTTACGGCAGGAAAGGGCCTGAATTTTTTTCTCCATTTTGCGGCAAAGGCCCTGCAGGAGTGCCCAGGAAGATTTCATTTCGTGATTATTGGCGGAGGGGACCAAGCACCTCATAAAAAGCTTGCCGGGCTTTTGAACATTGAGGCCGAAGTCACATTCACTGGGGAGATGAAGGACATGCACGCCGCCTACTCCGCACTGGATGCCCTGCTTTTCACGTCGGGACCAGCGCATGAAGGAATGCCGGGAGTCGTTCTTGAAGCGTGCTCTTATGGTTTGCCGATCCTGGCCAGACAGTCCGAACCGTTGCGGGAAATACATTCCTACTACAACCGTATCAACTTTCTCAACGAAAGCATGTCCCCCGCACTTCAACTGGAGCAGACATTGGCGCTGCCCCCCGCCGACCAAGTGGAATTCAGAAACGAGTTCTCCATAGAAGCCATGCGCGACAGAACTCTCGATCTTTATGCCAGATTAACGAAACTGGCCAGACAATGA
- a CDS encoding polysaccharide deacetylase family protein gives MTPEKFGSHLDLLASMGLESISLKHLLEIIRGQRRMAGPSVVLTFDDCTLDSWVYAVPELLRRGMCASFFAVTDFLAPGKVRPRADQGGQGTNVPSLGDIIRRAIKGHFEGFMNHDEARAVVHEAGMEVYSHSAAHQACFINRIQQGVLGDNMHWSHEALCGPAPADTPVHPVGSAYAHAGFGLDWAGRPLTLTTPEERLAFCLDDFSNSKGHLESVLEKPCPFLCLPWGEYDDITLEAARQAGYEGVLNLRAGYVGPGTDPLRIGRLAVTDRKSRSWLGVKTTLLATKRTSSLVRGRRPEGRA, from the coding sequence ATGACGCCGGAAAAATTCGGCAGCCACCTGGACCTTCTCGCCAGTATGGGCCTCGAAAGCATCAGCCTCAAGCACCTGCTCGAAATCATACGAGGCCAGCGGCGCATGGCTGGGCCATCGGTGGTCCTGACCTTCGACGACTGCACATTGGACAGCTGGGTCTACGCGGTTCCAGAACTGCTGCGGCGCGGCATGTGCGCCTCCTTCTTCGCCGTCACGGATTTCCTGGCGCCAGGCAAGGTTCGCCCGCGTGCGGACCAGGGAGGCCAGGGCACAAACGTACCATCCCTGGGCGATATCATACGGCGAGCGATCAAGGGGCATTTCGAGGGCTTTATGAACCATGACGAGGCCCGGGCCGTGGTCCACGAGGCGGGGATGGAGGTCTATTCGCACTCGGCAGCGCATCAGGCCTGTTTCATAAACCGGATTCAGCAGGGCGTCCTGGGCGACAACATGCACTGGAGCCACGAAGCCCTGTGTGGGCCGGCACCTGCGGACACCCCGGTCCACCCCGTCGGAAGCGCCTATGCACATGCCGGTTTCGGCCTTGACTGGGCCGGCCGCCCCCTGACCCTGACAACGCCTGAAGAGCGCCTGGCATTCTGCCTTGATGATTTCAGCAACAGCAAGGGTCATTTGGAGAGCGTTCTCGAAAAGCCCTGTCCTTTCCTCTGCCTCCCTTGGGGGGAATACGACGACATCACCCTGGAGGCGGCCAGGCAGGCAGGATATGAAGGAGTGCTGAATCTTCGGGCCGGATACGTCGGGCCGGGTACAGATCCCCTCCGCATTGGAAGGCTGGCGGTCACGGACCGCAAAAGCCGCTCATGGCTTGGGGTCAAGACGACCCTTCTGGCCACAAAACGCACGTCTTCGCTTGTCCGGGGAAGACGCCCCGAGGGGCGTGCGTGA